The sequence below is a genomic window from Acanthopagrus latus isolate v.2019 chromosome 12, fAcaLat1.1, whole genome shotgun sequence.
ATTTGTGGATAGTTCATCTCAACCACCCACCATATTAGCTACACGGAGTGAGAACTCTTTTGTAGGACTAAACAATCTTTGCTGAGAACGTGAAACCTCCGCCCACATTTCTCCCATAATGCACCGGTTCAGTAAACAAATACCTGACGTCTGCCAATGACAGCAGATGTCAAGCTAAATATCTGTCCCCGTCGGATACATCTGTCTATGGAGAGTCACTCCTGGATTATAACTCAAACTGTCTCAAAGTAACATTAAAGCGGTCATTTAATTCTGCGCTTGTGAGCTGAATTTTAACAGCTGCGCGTTAGTTTGTTAATGCTAATTAGCTGGCTATCTAGCTAGCTCTGCAGTGCAACAGTACCTGCAGCTAACTGTTAGCGTAACTCTTCTCGTAATAAACTGACGTACTGAGGCATTTGAAAAGATGTCTGGACCAAATGGAGATCCCGACATGTCGATGAACGATGGTATCATCAACGACGACGATGATTTCGGCGATGCAGAAGGTAAGGAGCTAAGGTGTTCACTCACTGATCGATGCtagtagctagttagctgtaCTGCAGCAAAGGGGTAATTCTACACGAAACAATTCACCTCGAAGCAGTaatgtgaaatgaaagcagTCGATCGTCACTTGATGTCAGGTGATACACAGTTTAAAGTGGCTCCAGTAGGTTAATGAGATTTGATTGAGATGGTACATCCAAGCAAAGTTCTCAGGTTTAACTGAATGTCTGAGCCAGAGCTGCACCAGTGTATCTACTCTCATAGACTCTCCAATAGACAGTAGCTGTATTCGCAGTATGTTCAGCATCTTACGTTTCATCTCGAGATGGCATCAGTACTGTCTTTGTGCTTTTCACCTCGAGATTTTTGTACAAATCATCAAAGTTGATCTCTTCAGTATTTTAGAGATATGATGAGCATTCTATTCAGGAATGCACTGATATGTCATCAAGCTTttgataaatgttgtttatacCTTGTTAAAAGCAGCGTCTGTCctcatttgttgtttatttgttgagATTTATCATCGGTTTTACAGCTGTTAAATAAGTTTTTAATGTTGAGTAAGTTGTTCTCATCCCTGTCATTTAGGCATTGTCAAGTTATATGAAGTAAAATCGGGTGATCTTGTCAGCATGCTTATCTAAATGAATCATGGGTACACAAGTAGAAAATTAATCACCTAAATCATGAGACTCTAAAAGTAATCTCTCTGCTGATCTCCACAGAGTACGAAGCCATAAACACCATGCTTGATCAGATCAACAACTATCTTGACGACCTGGAAGACCGGAACGATTCACTCAATGGAAAACTGCATGAACTGATGGAGTCAAACAGGCAAGCCCGGCTGGAGTTCAGGGCCCAGCTGTTCGGCCCCCCAGACCAGGAGGACGAGAACAGTCCTGCAGAGGGAGACGAATCCTCAGCCAGCAAAGAAGACACAAACGAGGACGatggtgaaggaaaaaaagagtgacCAAAGCGATAGGATGAGGGCGGGATTGAGTCGGGTGGACTACTGACCTTAGTTGCCTGTTTAATTCCTCTGTGAATGTCCCACCCCATCAGCAGGTGTGTGATAATTTGCTTCCCCTCCGTCACTGAACTCAGTCTTCTCCTTTTTGTTGAACTGTGGTGTGATGACGTTTGCTTTCCGAGCAGAGCCAGAGTTTAATCGACCTCCAGCGGCTTTCTGTAAAACCACGATCCCTGGGAAATCTAAGAGACTTGAAAAAGCTGCGTCCCTCTGTCTGAGAACAGCGTTGTTCAGGTCGAAGTGAGACATCATTGGCATTCATTCTAAAGCGGCTATAAAAATCTGACATGCTGATATATGTTGAACACATCACTCCAGAACGTCCATGATATTCAGGCTTCGTCCACATGGGCAAACAGGGGTCACAGTTGAACATCTGTGTGATATGCTGATCCATGTCGTGTTGATGTTCAGCTTCCCGAAAGCGAAATATGCAACATTCCAGATGTCTACCCTTGTACAGAATAATGATTGATCTGCAGCATGACTATAAATCCACTCTGTGCTATCCTGTTAGTTTTCAATTAACCTGTGTAGAATAAGTGATACCATcttaaaagtgtttgtgtttgctgaaatAAGTCAAAATTAAATGTGGGAattgtcagacattttaatataaattaaaatgacaccccccctccccagaaaaacaaacatccaaaaatacattaaacTTCCAGCAGTTAGAAAACATCACCTGTTTGTTCATCTCAATTTGTCAGTAgctgaataaaaatacaataagaaacaaacagcttcTGTTTGACATTATACTGTAcatctcctcttctgtctcactTCCTTCTGTTTGAGATCGAAATAGTACAGTTTCCATCCACCATCATATCTTGTTCCTTCAGACAGAATATGATGCATCATGTGACAGTTGTCACTACGACTAGAGTTGCTACATGTGTCAGTCAGTCTTTTTGCGGTTTAAAATATTCTTCTCTATAATGGAGGAATAAATGTTTCCAGAGCAGCACACTAGTCAAGAAGAACGGAGGAAATACTCGAACCGAAGTTCTACATTCCTATACATAATCGGTAACTGGGATCATCTGCTGTAAATTACTGGTGTTTAAAAGTTTGCAAGGATAATTTGCTACATTAAACACCTAGAGACACTTCATGGTTTTACTCCTTCCATTAAATGAACTGTGATTTCATAAATTCTGAGCTAAAAGGCAGACTTGTGGGCTCTCTGACGACCTTCAACACCCAGCAGGAATTATGATAAATACGACAACTTTACAGTCTTTCAAGCTTCAGGTAGCATTTACCTGCTGTTACTGGCAAGCTTTCAGATGTCAAAATAAGCAAAATGAAGACGTAGTGCAGCCTTCTGTGACTGAAGTCTTCAGGGAGTCAGGGACAGctaatcatttaatcaaacaCCTTAATTTTTGTTACAAGTGATGTGTTAATGACGCTGTTAGCTGTTGTTTCTCATTTTAGAGCTTCATTCCAAGAATACAGGGATTTCTTTTCCATCACTGTGTGCAGATGTAAAAGGGGTTTTTTGAAATTTCGTTGACTGCAACATTCAGCTCCTACAGATTTAAGCAGTATACATTTGTATAtcaatatacaaataaaatgccaATTGCTGGTAGTGAGGGATACTAGAATGTGTGCAGGACTGTTTCAGATAGAAAGCCACAGCTGCTGACAACCTTTTTGCCCCAAACACGACATCAACTTAAACCCCAAAtttctggtgaaaaaaaaaaaagaggatgaaatgCCCTGAAGAAGCTATGATCTATTTAAGATTCATCACTTTTCAACACTCAAGCAAAGTACCATTATAacacttcattttttaaataaaataaaataaaataaacaaaagctgtCACCTGCTCAAACACTTAATTTGGTTACATTCTACATATCAGGTTGCTAAAAGCGTGCGCTATGTGTTAGCAATGTTGAAGAAATGTCTCTgacatttatattaaattaaCGATCATTCACCACAGCTAGCTAAAGAATTAGCAGAAGCTGACAATCGGCCCTGATCAACCTCCTGACCCTCACAGACAGCAGGGTGGGAAATTAACTTTTTGGTGAGCCAGCCTCGGACAACAAATTGATGGAAAATCTAACAGAACACTGATGTTCTGTTCTTAAATCGAGCTAAATGTAATAAGCCTGGGCACTGTTAGGGGTCAGAAGCAAATGAGACATTAGTGAGAGGACTGGCTACTTCTGTACAAAAACACCAGTTCAGATTCCCACTCATCTGGGTTGGATAAGTCATTAAATTAGAAGTAATTTTTACGGCAGAGTGCTGCTCTGTCGTCTGGTGGTGCGGCACTAACAagttcacttcatttcattttgtccgCAGGAGTCGCCAGAAtcagcaaaaaatgaaaaaaaaaaggtccctCTACCAGCTTTAATGTAGAGGgtggaaattaaaaataagattTTCAATTCTGGAACCTCAAATAatacattccttttttttttttttttttttaggaaaacgTTACGCTAAGCCTTTAAACAACTtttcaaatttacatttagCTTTCGAAGTTTCAAAATTCCATTGTACTTGTGTACAGTATAATTTTCGTAGTACACAGATATCCCCATTACCAGGAAGGAGCTTCTCCtaattcatgaataaaatattattttcaaatcaggCAACATAAACACCGTTTTAACAGATTCATATGTACGGAGGCTAGGCACACATACTGTGAAATAATCTCATTTGGTTTGCTTTTATCTCATGTTAAGGCTGGAGAGAGATAACTCAAGAACATCATTCTCTTACCAGGAGGCGATTGTAAGATACTTGCTCACCTATCACTGATTCAACCAGTATTTGGTGGCTGTCAGGTGTAAATTTCCCACCCTGGGTGAACACCTAACAAGTCATGTCTCAGCACGATTAACCGTCCCTCAGTCTTCCTCTTTGTAGGTGTGCGTTTTATTTCAGACTTTATGGGCTGTTATTTTGTTGGTCTCTGTTTAATGAAAGCACCTCGTCACATACCGACACATCCTGTCCCAAGGTTTCCTCTCTTTTTACATCCCATCTTTGACTCAGCGTCTGTTTGCTGCCCTCCCTGACCTGCgtttgggtgtgtttttttccttccctgtgCCGCTCTTTCTCCCTGGGACAGCAGGagcttccttttcctcctctccttcattagtatcctcagcagcagcttctgccACCGACTctggctcctctctgctgccagcAGGCAGCTCAGCAGGCTGGGATGTGGTCTCTTCCTCACTGATGTGGAGGTCGCTGGTCTTTTCTGTGTGCACGTTCAGTTGTTTGAGCGTAGTCAAAGGCTGCAAGGAGTCTACATTTGTCACTAAACCAGTGTCATCGGAGCAGGAAGTTTCATCCAAAAAGTCTGTGGTAGTTTCTATTACAGGCCTGAGGCTGTCTGTAGCTTGGGGAGAACCTCTGGAAGATGAGACAGCCTCACCTCTTTGACTCAGCATCTCTTTATGCCTCTGAGAGGAGAAAGcataaaaacagtgattcaaaTCAAATTACTCAGACCAAGTTAGTGATCAAAACAGTCGTCAATTCATTAAATAGCTGATAACTCAGTGAGTTGAGCTCTATGAAAAACCAACCTTGAGCTTCTCAAAGTGCTTCAGTGATTTGCAGTGGGAGTGTAGGGCTGAAGACTCAAAGTGGTAAAACTTGTTGCAGAGTCTGCAGATAAAACCTGCGACTGGAACAAAAAAACTGGACCCTGTGGTGGAAGAAATCAAAGAATAAACTATTAAACAGTACTGAATAGTATTAATACATCTAAACAACAAgcaagaaaacaattaaaatgaataagGTGGTGAAGAATCAGGAGTTAGTCCTCTCACCGTAGACCGTTTCAGGGTCATACTGCTCATCACTGGTCATTTCCTTCAGAGTCACTTCTTTGAGGGAGGACCAGCCATCCTGTACCGAGTCACCAGAAACCCAGTAAACAACTCGAGTACCACAACTGCGCCAACTGTGATGTAAATCTTACTGGCAAATTCAATGAAAATCTTTACAGTGCAAATCACCTGTTTCTCAGAGCAATCTTGGTCTCCTTCACTCATctgtccttcctcttcttcctctacttCACTGCCCTCCACCTCTTCTAGTGAAAATCCCTCGGTGTCCATGGCAGTCAGCTTGCCCAAGGCCTCACAGCCCTCCTTTTCCTGGAGctagaaatgacattttgtgtcaCTTTCATTTCTTAGGGTAAAACGCTTACTTGCAGTTTAATGGTTCTCAATCAGGAATGTCGACACAAATACCTTctccattttctgtctgtgctccACGGACTGCAAGTGCTCCACAAAAAACTGGGAGGTCCTGAAGTGTTTCTTGCAGACTGTGCAGGAGGAGATGGCTGTTCTACTGGCAAGCTGAGAAGAGTCAGAGGGGCGCATTAAAACCAGATAAATGGTTTCAAACCACTTTTAAATATCTAAAACATTTCTGCCATGTAAATGTGCTTGTATGAAAAGCGAGTAGCTGATTACTCTGTGCTCCTCTGTGCGACGGTGATCTGTGATGCTGCTGGTGAAGTGAGTGTGACAGGTGGCACACCAGTGCTTCAAgtcttctttcttctccctgcAGACAacgcagacaaacaacaaccatCTGGTGTGTTAACCTCAAAATGActggcagggaaaaaaacaagttgaaTCTCTttgaggtgaaaaacaaaaaaaaaccaatcaGATGcttgttttgagtgttttttaaaacgGACCCATCTTTGATTGCTCCCTGTAGAGTCTCATGTACTCGTGGCAGCAACGTGACCAGGCATGCATTGCTCATATGTTGGATCTCCATCATCCTCTGCTGGTGGGAAACACTGTTCATATGACTCCTGAAGTtctggaataaataaaacagcaaggTTAAACAAAATCCTTGTACTTTCCACTACGACCTGTGTTCAGTATGTTCAACCTACTTGCTGGTTGTGGCAGGTGATGCCGCAGAGGTAGCAGTAGAACTTGTTGGCGCCCTCCGTTacaccctcctctccttcctcctggttgtCTGGTGAAGATAAAGGGGCATCTTTGTCCTGTGGCATCTCCTCCAGCGGCAAAGTAACCTGCTGGTCATCTTCACTCAGCCTGCCTGATGGGGAAGCAATTGATGAACAGCTGCGCACCTGCTGAGAGATAAACCAGGTATGTACTGCACGCAGGAGGTTTAAAAGTACTGATAACCAGCATTCAGCTTAGTGTTAGTTATGTCAATATTAATTATCATTTAATCTTTACATATTTGGTCTATAAGCTGACCATCCCAAATAAAAGCTCTACTCACCTCAGtagctctgctctcctccagcgCCTCAACATCATCTGATCCCCCTGTGGAGCGTCCTTCCTCCGGAATGATGCAgtctggagaaagaaagacagttCGCTTTAATCTCTCCAGATCTATAAACTAAACTATACTACATAAATCAAATTAACACTAAAGTATTAGGAACAATATACTCTATGATTCTGCTGGTTTTACCTTCAGGCTGGCTGTcctctgtgttgctgttacACACTGAAAAGAGAACTTCCCTGTCTGTATCTGCCATAGTGACACACGGCTCTTTGGGCTCCTCTGACCTGAGACCAAAAAAGCCCAACATTGGGGGTTAGTAGCCAATGAGAGGGCAGAAGTTTCACAGATCAAGGGAATTTAATGTGAAAACGCAGAATTTTTTGAATGAGAACTAGCAAGCTTCACAGAAGTGCCGTTTTTCCCCTCAGACCACAAACATTCATGGATACTGAGGACCTCTGAAAACACAGTGCATCCTGCTGAGCATGAGAAGCCATATCAACATTTACTAAATTCACAGAAATAATCAAGGTTGTTCTtactcctctgtcctctgcttcTTAACTACAGGTTCTTCGAGTTGGTCCTCGGAGGGCTGTGCGgatccctcctctcctcccacgGCACCATCTGTGggtagaaaaaaggaaaaccaaagttggaaacaaaaaaaattactctTTATTACTATTGTACACAAGCTGAAGGTCATGTGACACTCAAACATGTAACACCCTGTACATACTGTTCTGCACACTGTGTCAAGCTTCTAACGTTAAATATTTAGCACGTGTCAGTGCTGCTCAGATTGCAGCTCTACCTGTTTCAGTCTTGTCAGTGGCTTCATTGGTACTGCTAGCTGCTGGTTGGTCGTCTGTGctccctgctgccatctgctcgctgtctctcttcctgtctggctgGCGAGCTGCGGCGTCctacacagagagaaaaggattATAAACATACTGAGTATAAACAGGCATGGCTTGTTCATTTAAGACTAAACAGACAAAGCACGACATCCCAGTCTGTGATAAAAGTTGCAGCAAAGAGACACCGGCGTAGAACAACATAGATGGAACAGAATATAAATGATTTGGGCTGTTTTGTCTAAAAGCTAAaattattttagaaaaatatgtttggaTCTATGAACATTGTTGAGCTTTTCAACTATGTTTCATATAATCAGAGTGGATCAAATCCTTTGACAACTCGTTCAACCTGTAGACCAAAACCAATAAAGAATTAGTCCTGCTATCACATTGCAACTAACCAATTATGCTTTTGTGGTTAGCTCATCACACATCGCACTTTAATTTGACATATAtcaatatcttgttttgtccaaccgaGTGTCTAAAATGACAAGGCATTTAGTataaaataatgtgtaaaaagGTGGAACCAATTCATTTTGGCCATTCCAAGTTAAGAAATTGCATACATTCCTTTAAATTCTCTGTCCAACAACTCACTGATTAATCAAGTAATTGTAACAGCTTTACAATTAAGAATTTTGTGTTTGGCCAAAGCCTCTAAACTACGCtgttgtcaaacaaaaaaaacaaaaaacaattaaaaacaattagaaTAGTCGCCTATGGGTGCAGACATCACTAACGATTTGATGCTTGCTCCAGCTGCTCTTGTGCTGACCACATAAGCTGGACCTTTACAGTGATTACAGTCATTAATGGTGCTGTTGTAATTACTgtggtagaggaggaggagtaggaggaggaggaggaggaggaggctgtggtggtggcagcatTGTTGTAGTAGCGAGCGTGCGGGTGGAACGGTCGACCAGCGGGAAAACCCATCATGGGGGTCTTTATGGCCATGCCCATGGGAACCGGCCCGAGAAGAGACGACCTGGAGGAGGCTGCAAAGAACTGACGGAACTGCTGTCCACCCATCCCGAAGCCCCGCATGTTGCCTGCAAAGCAAAGAATGATGGGTAAAGATACACACATGGGTATGGTGGGGAAAAATGGCCTTTATATTTTAggctgttgtgtgtttccagaTGCAGTTGTAGTACAAACTGTACCCTGCATCTGCTGCATCAGGAGGGCCCCCTGCAGCATGGGATTGGGGGTGAGGAGCGTAGTCTGGGTTGCCTGGCACAGGTTGACCATCCTGGGAGGAGGGGCCGTCTGGGGAGGAACAGGAATGGCTCTgggcaacaaacacacaagagaaaATGGAACATGGAtcattatttcaaaacaaataacacaatGTTACAGCTGAATGATTCATATGTAGACCAGCGCAAAAGAGCCTTCCTTCTTACAAacctggaaatgtattttatatacatctgttacattttgaaataagcTCATACcctgatgaaaaataatgaatgggaaacaaaaaaacttaataTGGACAGCTATAACCACTCTCCCTAAACCAAGCTGGACATGtacattttcttgtttattacaattatttatGCAATCTTCGTACGTTCTGCTGCTATTGTGATCtgatttaatgttgttgttattgtctcGTTCTGTCCTTGACCCTGTCTCGGTGAGGTTTGACTTGTAAAATCAATTTTAATGTCAATCTGAGTTTCTAGTCTGAAAGGTTAAGTATAGTCTACTCTAAGAGTGATTAAAAATAGTTCTTTTTAAATCCAAAAAGTCACTAAATATAACCCAATACAATGAGATGCTGAATCAAATTATAAAGGATGAGGATTCTGGGTTTTTATGTGACATGACACAAACTGACAGTCTGAATAACTAGAAGTtgtaaaatgataattaaactgtgtttgtgttggtaaCCAGTGCCAGAGGGACAAAACAAAGGCGATGTGATCGTTGTAATTATTTGGACTGGAGCCATTAATGTTGCATCAAAGTGCTTAACACATGCGTAATTACATAATCTGCATTTTATCAACACTACCTTTGGGCGGGCCAGATGACAGAACATGGCAACAGTCCAGTGTTTAACACACACGACACTGTTTTACAAGTGAAGTATCTGATCTACAAAGACAGTGTAGTTTTAATGGAGAAGCAGTTCTCATCATGTGACTCACCTGCAGATTCCTGTCTATAAATAGAAATGAGGGGGTGTCAGCACCTGTCTGATAACAATGTACTTGTACTTATACCAATTTAGCTAACCAGTGTGAAAATAAGGTGCATTTGTATTATAATTtatattcagtgaaataaatgtaatcaaacaaaaagtaaataataactttataaaaagctttttatatcttcatttcttttgttattaaaaaaaatccctccccACGACTTTCAAACAGCGAAATGTTGCCAGGCAGactaaaaatatgatttaaaaaaatgtcattcaaGTCATTACGTCTCAGCTCAAGTCAAGTGTCTTTATAGTCCAACGCCAAGAAGAGTCTCGAGTCATTTCAATTTCTGTCAAATGAAGTTACAAGtcattaaaacactgacttAAGTCTTTTCATAAAGAATGCCAGTCAGAAATATTACTGGCCTCTGCAGGATCTAGGTCATAGATTTACTTAAACAAAATCATAACAAACCACAGCCTGGGGTGGATGTCCATTGACCAAGCTATACAAGTAAtccatttaaatcaaattaaaaatgactgcACATCTATATATTTTAACGCATTTTAGAAAGGTAAAGTCTGGCATGTATTATTTCCAGATCGGCTACCGCCAGCCACACACATCTCATCCGGAGGGCCCTGCCTTAATCCCCGGCCTCGAGTTGACGCTCTTACCGCGGGttctggtggtggtgatggggaACATGATGCCCCGGAGGCGGCTGCGGCggtggaggaggcggaggctgctgctggaaaagttGCTGTAGCTGCCGCAGGTGCTGGTgaaactgttgctgctgctgttgctgctgctgctgatggatgTGTGGGTTGAACATCACGGGCTTTAATTTCCTCCGTTAGGCTGCGAattgacagagcagcagctgtgaggcGCCAGTGTTTTGACAgccctgaaaataaaatatctcCTGATCAGAGCGGAAATGTGTGTTATTAAGTGTCCCGGCTCTCGGAAGAACTCTCCCTCTTTGTATAAAAACTGATTCAATATGAGTGCGCATACTGAAACAACAGGTCGCTCTCACATTTCGTGATGACAactagctagtgttagcatgTCGGCTAAcaataatttacttttttttgctctaaCACTTAGCTTATTCTTAATTGGTTTACCGTTAGCCAACTCTGTGACGtgttaacattttctttgtggaAGAGAGTGGCACCTCATGGAGAAACTAACAGAAAGTAGAAATCTTGGAAGTCAATAAATGAACGAGGCTACACCTGCCGTGACATGAACGCAGCTAGCGTTAGCCACCGCTCCGTAACTGAACCCCAAcaagttagcttagcatagcgGAGAACTACCCAGCTAACTTACACATAAAGCGGCTGCGCTTTTATCGCGTCTTTCCTACATTTCCCCTCCCCGCAGGTGTTAAGACTTACTTCTCAAAGAGGAGAGCAGCGATGGGTGTTGATTATCCAACTAAAAGTCATAGCACAGGGTGAAGTACCTGCTCTCAGCCCCGGCGCAACTTGCATAAAGCAGAGACCCAAAACAGCCTCGAACAGTGCGGACTGCGGAGAGGTGAGTGGATCCTGTCGCCCCCTGGTGGCCGTCTAGAGAACAGCAAgtgaataataaatgtatatattttttaattatttatttaaatgaataacaatATTCTCAGAattcaggtttaaaaaaagcatgaaaaaacaacagaagtacatttaaacatatataaacatatgaTACATACATCATAGGagcattttcagtttcaaaagaaaaggtaaaaactggaggaaataaaaaaataatgaggtTAATCGTATTTTTAAGAGAGCCATCGTCTGAATATTCATATTGACAAACATTATGTGTGAAATGCAACACGAACCGAGAGTGCCTATACAACACTGAAACGTAAATatacactgaaacactgaaataataatTGTGCAGTTTGTTCCTTGGATATGTTGTACATCTGCTAAAGGGCTGGTTTATCCAAAATGCAATTTATCAATGACAGTAAATGAGAGTATAAGCCTTAATATACTATGGGTATGAATGCACTGACTGATCTGTGGTGTGTCTTGCTTTTAAAATCCTGTggacacattcattttttttccctctgggTGAGACCAGAGACATTTTTTCCGGCTCCggctggacaataaagttattctgttctattc
It includes:
- the ciz1a gene encoding cdkn1a interacting zinc finger protein 1a isoform X1, with product MFNPHIHQQQQQQQQQQFHQHLRQLQQLFQQQPPPPPPPQPPPGHHVPHHHHQNPRAIPVPPQTAPPPRMVNLCQATQTTLLTPNPMLQGALLMQQMQGNMRGFGMGGQQFRQFFAASSRSSLLGPVPMGMAIKTPMMGFPAGRPFHPHARYYNNAATTTASSSSSSSYSSSSTTDAAARQPDRKRDSEQMAAGSTDDQPAASSTNEATDKTETDGAVGGEEGSAQPSEDQLEEPVVKKQRTEESEEPKEPCVTMADTDREVLFSVCNSNTEDSQPEDCIIPEEGRSTGGSDDVEALEESRATEQVRSCSSIASPSGRLSEDDQQVTLPLEEMPQDKDAPLSSPDNQEEGEEGVTEGANKFYCYLCGITCHNQQNFRSHMNSVSHQQRMMEIQHMSNACLVTLLPRVHETLQGAIKDGEKKEDLKHWCATCHTHFTSSITDHRRTEEHRLASRTAISSCTVCKKHFRTSQFFVEHLQSVEHRQKMEKLQEKEGCEALGKLTAMDTEGFSLEEVEGSEVEEEEEGQMSEGDQDCSEKQDGWSSLKEVTLKEMTSDEQYDPETVYGSSFFVPVAGFICRLCNKFYHFESSALHSHCKSLKHFEKLKRHKEMLSQRGEAVSSSRGSPQATDSLRPVIETTTDFLDETSCSDDTGLVTNVDSLQPLTTLKQLNVHTEKTSDLHISEEETTSQPAELPAGSREEPESVAEAAAEDTNEGEEEKEAPAVPGRKSGTGKEKNTPKRRSGRAANRR
- the ciz1a gene encoding cdkn1a interacting zinc finger protein 1a isoform X2: MFNPHIHQQQQQQQQQQFHQHLRQLQQLFQQQPPPPPPPQPPPGHHVPHHHHQNPRAIPVPPQTAPPPRMVNLCQATQTTLLTPNPMLQGALLMQQMQGNMRGFGMGGQQFRQFFAASSRSSLLGPVPMGMAIKTPMMGFPAGRPFHPHARYYNNAATTTASSSSSSSYSSSSTTDAAARQPDRKRDSEQMAAGSTDDQPAASSTNEATDKTETDGAVGGEEGSAQPSEDQLEEPVVKKQRTEESEEPKEPCVTMADTDREVLFSVCNSNTEDSQPEDCIIPEEGRSTGGSDDVEALEESRATEVRSCSSIASPSGRLSEDDQQVTLPLEEMPQDKDAPLSSPDNQEEGEEGVTEGANKFYCYLCGITCHNQQNFRSHMNSVSHQQRMMEIQHMSNACLVTLLPRVHETLQGAIKDGEKKEDLKHWCATCHTHFTSSITDHRRTEEHRLASRTAISSCTVCKKHFRTSQFFVEHLQSVEHRQKMEKLQEKEGCEALGKLTAMDTEGFSLEEVEGSEVEEEEEGQMSEGDQDCSEKQDGWSSLKEVTLKEMTSDEQYDPETVYGSSFFVPVAGFICRLCNKFYHFESSALHSHCKSLKHFEKLKRHKEMLSQRGEAVSSSRGSPQATDSLRPVIETTTDFLDETSCSDDTGLVTNVDSLQPLTTLKQLNVHTEKTSDLHISEEETTSQPAELPAGSREEPESVAEAAAEDTNEGEEEKEAPAVPGRKSGTGKEKNTPKRRSGRAANRR
- the c12h9orf16 gene encoding UPF0184 protein C9orf16 homolog; the encoded protein is MSGPNGDPDMSMNDGIINDDDDFGDAEEYEAINTMLDQINNYLDDLEDRNDSLNGKLHELMESNRQARLEFRAQLFGPPDQEDENSPAEGDESSASKEDTNEDDGEGKKE